Proteins encoded within one genomic window of Heptranchias perlo isolate sHepPer1 chromosome 35, sHepPer1.hap1, whole genome shotgun sequence:
- the LOC137302336 gene encoding probable G-protein coupled receptor 139, with translation MSLSFLIKLQILRALYDMQKIYYHILAAFGVPVNVVTIVILSRGKCGLSKCVTCYLVTMAAADLLVVIIDLILRQVPIVYWDEFIFLWYVGLCNIHAVLLYAVTDCSVWFTVTFTFDRFVAICCQKLKTKYCTEKTAAVVLGTVTVLSGLKNILWYFLYTNEYWLTNSPWFCRVNPEVSRSLAWAVVELMHYILTPFVPFLLIVLLNVLTVRHILMASRARRRIRGPSSGESSRDPEMENRRKSIVVLFVISGNFILLWVVFMVCSMLRRLDYLGYPVPLPTFVREIGFMLQLLSCCTNTFIYAVTQRKFREELRNGVKYPLAMIVKLFR, from the exons ATGTCTCTTAGTTTTCTGATCAAGCTCCAGATTCTAAGGGCACTTTATGATATGCAAAAGATTTACTATCACATCCTGGCTGCGTTCGGTGTCCCGG TTAAcgtggtgacgattgtgatcctgtctcggggaaagtgcggtctctccaaatgtgtcacttgcTACCTGGTGACCATGGCAGCGGCAGATCTgctggtcgttatcatcgatctgatattaaGGCAGGTTCCGATTGTTTATTGGGACGAATTTATATTTCTGTGGTACGTTGgactgtgtaatatccacgccgtcctgctttatgcagtcacggactgttctgtttggttcacggtcactttcacctttgatcgatttgtggccatttgttgccagaagctgaaaactaaatattgcaccgagaagacggcggctgtggttctcggaacagtgacCGTGCTGAGCGGCTTGAAGAACATTTTATGGTATTTTCTGTATACAAATGAGTATTGGCTTACTAACAGTCCCTGGTTTTGCCGCGTGAACCCCGAAGTATCTCGTTCCTTGGCCTGGGCTGTCGTTGAATTAATGCATTACATTTTAACACCATTTGTTCCATTTCTTTTGATTGTACTGCTCAATGTATTAACGGTTAGACACATTTtaatggccagcagagcccgcaggaggaTCCGGGGTCCGAGcagtggggagagttccagagacccagagatggagaaccgaaggaaatccatcgttgtactgtttgttatatcggggaatttcatcctgttatgggtgGTGTTCATGGTGTGTTCTATGTTGAGACGGTTGGATTATTTGGGATATCCTGTTCCCCTGCCCACATTTGTACGAGAAATCggcttcatgctccagctcctgagttgctgcacgaacacttttatttatgcagtgactcAGAGGAAGTTCAGAGAGGAGTTAAGGAATGGAGTGAAATATCCCCTCGCAATGATAGTTAAATTATTTAGATGA